A region from the Muribaculum gordoncarteri genome encodes:
- a CDS encoding SGNH/GDSL hydrolase family protein, translating to MNTLIKAIAALAAVISLNVSAFAADDDFSGKTMCVFGDSYVANHLRPYTEAWHSKVAERMGMKYINFGRNGSSIAFDRSKEGFGREMTERYKELPDSIDILLVIAGHNDADWVAKYGGWDKFTKSLDTLCRSLKERYPDTAIGFVTPWNVDRPYFKEVIEEIISTCGRYGIPVLDAAHTSGIDVNNPEFRAKYFQGGGVNDTAHLNAAGHDLLLDYGEKFIRSL from the coding sequence ATGAATACCTTGATTAAAGCTATTGCAGCCTTAGCGGCTGTCATTTCGTTAAATGTTTCAGCATTTGCGGCCGATGACGATTTTTCGGGAAAGACAATGTGTGTGTTCGGCGACAGTTATGTGGCCAATCATCTGCGCCCCTACACCGAGGCCTGGCATTCAAAGGTGGCCGAGCGAATGGGCATGAAATACATCAATTTCGGACGAAACGGCAGCTCGATAGCTTTTGACCGCAGCAAGGAGGGCTTTGGCCGGGAGATGACCGAGCGTTACAAGGAATTGCCCGACAGCATCGACATACTGCTTGTGATCGCCGGACATAACGATGCCGACTGGGTGGCCAAGTACGGCGGCTGGGACAAGTTTACCAAGAGCCTCGACACGTTGTGTCGTAGCCTTAAGGAGCGTTACCCCGATACCGCCATCGGTTTTGTGACACCGTGGAATGTCGATCGTCCCTATTTCAAGGAGGTAATCGAGGAGATAATCTCGACTTGCGGTCGTTACGGTATTCCTGTGCTCGACGCAGCTCACACAAGTGGCATTGATGTCAACAATCCCGAGTTCCGTGCCAAATACTTTCAAGGCGGCGGTGTCAACGACACGGCCCATCTGAATGCGGCCGGACATGATCTGCTTCTCGACTATGGCGAGAAGTTTATACGCTCGCTCTAA
- a CDS encoding TonB-dependent receptor: MRFLFTSLITLLGGTVAIAHNEVPDSIATHELDEIVVQAPRIIRKADMDVFYPSQTAVEYSKNGMQMLRNLMIPTLNVDDFSGTVKSSGQSVQLRINGRVATTEQVQSLLPETIKRVEWIDNPGLRYNGANAVVNFIVANPDAGGAFMLSGDQALNCAWAPWYASLKFNDGKSQWGLSMNYKLTNKIGCTREYYETFIYPDGQSLTRKETPVGGYMDENRGNLQLDYSYINPDTTVVWVALSGFERALKKIKYFCNKKSVLGSIDCKPR, from the coding sequence ATGAGATTCTTGTTCACTTCATTAATTACATTATTAGGAGGCACTGTGGCGATTGCTCACAATGAAGTGCCCGATTCGATTGCAACCCATGAGCTTGACGAGATAGTTGTTCAGGCTCCAAGGATTATACGAAAGGCCGACATGGATGTGTTTTATCCATCGCAAACGGCTGTGGAATATTCTAAAAACGGCATGCAGATGCTCCGTAATCTAATGATTCCAACACTTAACGTGGATGACTTTTCCGGCACAGTCAAGTCATCGGGGCAAAGTGTGCAGTTGCGTATTAACGGTCGAGTAGCCACGACTGAACAAGTCCAATCACTATTGCCTGAAACAATCAAGAGAGTTGAGTGGATTGATAACCCGGGATTGCGTTACAATGGAGCTAACGCGGTGGTGAATTTCATTGTCGCAAATCCCGATGCCGGAGGTGCGTTTATGTTGTCGGGAGATCAGGCGCTGAACTGTGCATGGGCTCCATGGTATGCATCGCTTAAATTCAACGACGGCAAGTCGCAATGGGGGCTAAGCATGAATTATAAGCTGACAAATAAAATAGGTTGTACACGTGAATACTATGAAACATTCATCTATCCCGACGGACAATCGCTTACCCGTAAGGAAACCCCTGTGGGCGGATATATGGATGAGAACAGAGGGAACCTTCAGCTGGACTATAGTTACATCAATCCTGACACTACCGTGGTGTGGGTGGCATTAAGTGGATTTGAACGGGCGCTTAAAAAAATCAAATATTTTTGTAACAAAAAATCAGTTTTAGGGTCTATTGATTGTAAGCCCCGATAA
- a CDS encoding DUF4252 domain-containing protein, with amino-acid sequence MKQRLSIIIIALLLAVQAGYSRGFDSVFNEFKKKEDVTYISMPPFVTWLGKNLGGVNDVPMADKVKSMKMLVSESRCEPLINMINDTDSGCEELLRMNDDGDVVKIWMDSKGDKIKRLYLLNYSDSECTFMELKGDFKKSDILKFVNESNNK; translated from the coding sequence ATGAAACAAAGATTGTCAATTATTATCATCGCGTTGCTGCTGGCGGTTCAGGCCGGTTATAGTCGTGGATTTGACAGCGTTTTTAATGAGTTCAAAAAGAAAGAGGATGTCACGTATATCAGCATGCCTCCTTTTGTAACATGGCTTGGTAAAAACTTGGGAGGTGTAAACGATGTTCCCATGGCCGACAAAGTCAAAAGCATGAAAATGCTCGTTTCCGAAAGTCGGTGTGAACCGCTTATAAACATGATTAACGACACCGACAGTGGATGCGAGGAGCTTTTGCGCATGAATGATGACGGTGATGTCGTAAAAATTTGGATGGACTCCAAGGGCGACAAGATAAAAAGGCTTTATCTGCTTAACTACTCCGATTCGGAATGTACGTTCATGGAGTTGAAAGGCGATTTCAAAAAGAGCGATATTCTCAAATTTGTAAATGAATCCAATAATAAGTGA
- a CDS encoding RNA polymerase sigma factor, which translates to MNADTFKRLMMPSHRRMYVLAFRLTGNAVDAEDVVQNVFMKLWEKRDKLSALESPEAYAMTLVRNESMDLVNNRRHDEVIDDVRAGEPDYDMASRLENHDRATKVLSIIDTLPEMQRRVVTLRDVEGCEMEEIEAATGQSPGNVRVLLSRGRMAIRKHFSNF; encoded by the coding sequence ATGAACGCCGACACGTTTAAACGACTTATGATGCCGAGCCACCGACGCATGTATGTGCTGGCATTCAGGCTGACGGGTAATGCCGTCGATGCCGAGGATGTGGTGCAGAATGTGTTCATGAAGCTCTGGGAGAAGCGTGACAAGCTGTCGGCTCTTGAAAGTCCTGAAGCTTATGCTATGACACTTGTGCGCAATGAGAGCATGGACCTCGTCAACAATCGCCGGCATGATGAAGTGATTGACGATGTGAGAGCCGGTGAACCCGACTACGACATGGCTTCACGACTTGAGAACCACGATCGTGCGACTAAGGTGCTGTCGATTATCGACACACTGCCCGAAATGCAAAGGCGGGTCGTGACATTAAGGGATGTTGAAGGATGCGAAATGGAAGAGATAGAGGCGGCCACGGGGCAATCGCCCGGCAACGTGAGGGTGCTGCTTAGCCGTGGACGCATGGCGATACGAAAACATTTTTCAAACTTTTAA
- a CDS encoding DUF4252 domain-containing protein encodes MKRQIIFMLLTVFCAMGTFAQSKFFEKCEKIKGVTTVYVSKAMLQMAGDANVTDDMNLSAVIKKLNSLELINAESPASVVELNKLIKELNINQKNGYEIMMSVNDDEQNVKIYMKKMANNTNEYVILVEESDEVLVVLMNGTLTLDEAAKAVKVGDKKGK; translated from the coding sequence ATGAAACGACAAATTATTTTCATGCTCCTTACGGTGTTTTGCGCCATGGGAACGTTTGCTCAAAGCAAGTTTTTTGAGAAATGTGAGAAGATAAAGGGTGTAACTACCGTTTATGTGTCAAAGGCCATGCTTCAGATGGCAGGCGACGCGAATGTGACCGACGATATGAACCTGTCGGCTGTTATAAAGAAGCTTAATAGCCTTGAGCTTATTAACGCCGAGTCGCCCGCTTCGGTAGTCGAGCTTAATAAGCTGATAAAAGAGCTTAACATAAACCAGAAGAACGGTTACGAAATTATGATGAGTGTCAATGACGACGAGCAGAATGTGAAGATCTACATGAAAAAGATGGCAAACAATACAAACGAGTATGTCATTTTGGTTGAAGAGAGTGATGAGGTTCTGGTCGTTCTAATGAACGGTACATTGACTCTTGACGAGGCGGCAAAGGCTGTTAAAGTCGGCGACAAAAAGGGAAAATAA
- a CDS encoding isochorismatase family protein, with the protein MTRPTYMSESLPSRRLLMIVDPQVDFITGTLPVPGAEAAMNDLAEYITQTNGDYTLKIVTADRHPFNHFSFKNFGGRWPSHCIHDTVGAAIWQSLVNPLYLTAGDVRFFYKGQSADIEEYSIFQNQEAKERIVRIINNEGIDQIDICGLAGDVCVLNTLCDGIDLFGRDMFNVLLRFSPSLDGGTALNNILNRP; encoded by the coding sequence ATGACACGCCCAACTTATATGTCAGAATCGCTGCCGTCACGCAGGCTGTTGATGATCGTCGACCCACAGGTCGATTTCATTACCGGCACACTTCCTGTACCGGGTGCCGAAGCCGCAATGAACGACCTTGCCGAATACATAACGCAAACCAACGGTGACTACACGCTTAAGATAGTAACCGCCGACCGACATCCGTTCAACCATTTCTCATTCAAGAATTTCGGAGGGCGTTGGCCGTCACATTGCATTCACGATACTGTTGGCGCGGCTATATGGCAGTCACTTGTAAATCCGTTATACCTCACTGCCGGAGATGTAAGATTTTTCTACAAAGGTCAGTCGGCCGACATCGAGGAGTATTCGATATTTCAGAATCAGGAGGCCAAGGAGCGCATAGTGCGCATAATCAATAACGAGGGCATCGATCAGATAGACATTTGCGGACTTGCCGGCGATGTGTGCGTTCTCAACACACTTTGCGACGGCATCGACCTATTCGGCCGTGACATGTTCAACGTGCTGCTGCGCTTCTCCCCTTCACTCGACGGAGGCACCGCCCTCAACAACATCCTCAACCGCCCCTAA
- a CDS encoding acyltransferase produces the protein MQPANHASQRLSNMELLRIISMLMVLAVHFDGASLGLPQLSGDVDRMTGRQAWQLATESITIIGVNCFTLLSGYFGIKLRVKSVAAYLFQCIFYAVGIATVTAIAAPNLMDYDRWLESWLVLTHTDLWYVPAYFALMLLSPFLNAGFSVMSRKSAVGVTLLFILFNIWAGWWWGGKFNPTGYTIVQLIMMYMTGRTLSLFPTLATGCGRNLTMASTGYVAATAGIFVTSLYMPSLKAFAYNAPFVLCASVALFITFMNLHMQSRAINYIARSAFAVYLLHKSPIIWTQLIKPTVYQWWQEHSLWEFSLMMTGLMIVVYIVAMLIDPLRRMLSDIFISTVTKSFRREHAE, from the coding sequence ATGCAACCAGCCAATCACGCCTCACAAAGATTATCCAACATGGAACTGCTGCGCATCATCAGCATGCTGATGGTGCTTGCTGTACACTTCGACGGTGCTTCGTTGGGATTGCCTCAGCTGTCGGGCGATGTCGACAGGATGACCGGGCGTCAGGCATGGCAGCTTGCCACCGAATCCATAACAATAATAGGCGTGAACTGCTTCACGCTCCTTTCGGGATATTTCGGCATAAAGCTCAGGGTAAAGTCGGTTGCAGCCTACTTGTTTCAATGTATATTCTACGCTGTAGGCATCGCGACAGTTACAGCCATTGCGGCTCCCAATCTGATGGATTACGACCGGTGGCTTGAAAGCTGGCTTGTGCTGACCCACACCGACCTTTGGTATGTACCTGCCTATTTCGCCCTTATGCTCTTAAGCCCGTTCCTTAATGCCGGATTCTCGGTCATGTCACGCAAGAGCGCTGTAGGCGTCACGTTGCTGTTCATCCTGTTTAACATCTGGGCCGGCTGGTGGTGGGGAGGCAAATTCAACCCCACCGGCTACACCATAGTCCAGCTTATAATGATGTATATGACGGGCCGCACGCTTAGCCTGTTCCCCACCCTCGCCACAGGCTGCGGGCGCAACCTCACTATGGCATCGACAGGCTATGTCGCCGCCACTGCCGGAATATTCGTGACATCGCTCTATATGCCTTCGCTGAAAGCATTTGCCTACAACGCTCCCTTTGTTCTTTGCGCATCGGTAGCCCTGTTCATCACATTCATGAATCTCCACATGCAATCAAGGGCCATAAACTACATCGCACGCTCGGCATTTGCGGTCTATCTTCTTCACAAGTCGCCGATTATATGGACACAACTGATAAAACCCACCGTTTACCAATGGTGGCAGGAGCACTCGTTGTGGGAATTTTCATTGATGATGACAGGCTTGATGATTGTTGTCTACATTGTGGCTATGCTTATCGACCCGCTGCGCAGGATGTTGTCCGACATTTTCATCTCAACCGTCACGAAGTCGTTCAGGCGTGAGCATGCCGAGTGA
- the carA gene encoding glutamine-hydrolyzing carbamoyl-phosphate synthase small subunit: MRETKKAVLVLEDGTTFEGKSFGYEASTSGEVVFNTAMTGYPESLTDPSYEGQILVTTYPILGNYGVPPRREKNDVSEYYESDHIHCKAIVAQDYSWEHSHWQADRSLADWLKEEHIPGIYGIDTRELTKHLREHGSMLGKIIVEGSEDVPFYDPNAENLVAKVSCDKVEVHGEGEKTVVLVDCGVKHNIIRCLTRRGVKVIRVPWNYDFTSIPYNGLFISNGPGNPDMAAETVDNLRKAMAIGKPICGICMGNQLLAKAAGAKTYKLAYGHRSHNQPVRQAGTDRCFITSQNHGFAVDNSTLPDDWEPLFINMNDGTNEGIRHKSKPFFSAQFHPEASSGPKDTEFLFDEFVNML; encoded by the coding sequence ATGCGCGAAACAAAAAAAGCAGTCCTTGTTCTTGAGGACGGGACCACTTTCGAGGGAAAATCCTTCGGTTATGAGGCCTCAACTTCGGGCGAGGTCGTGTTCAACACCGCGATGACGGGTTATCCCGAAAGTCTTACCGACCCTTCCTATGAGGGGCAGATATTAGTTACCACCTATCCCATACTTGGAAATTACGGCGTTCCTCCCCGGCGTGAAAAGAATGATGTGAGCGAATACTATGAGAGCGACCACATCCATTGCAAGGCAATCGTGGCTCAGGATTATTCGTGGGAGCACAGCCACTGGCAGGCCGACCGCAGTCTTGCCGACTGGCTCAAGGAGGAGCACATCCCCGGAATCTACGGAATAGACACCCGAGAGCTGACGAAGCATCTGCGTGAACACGGTTCGATGTTGGGAAAAATAATAGTCGAGGGGAGTGAGGATGTTCCGTTCTACGACCCTAACGCCGAGAATCTTGTAGCCAAAGTGAGCTGCGATAAGGTGGAGGTGCACGGCGAAGGCGAGAAGACAGTAGTGCTCGTCGATTGCGGAGTGAAGCACAACATCATACGCTGCCTTACGCGCCGAGGCGTAAAAGTGATCCGCGTTCCCTGGAATTATGATTTTACATCAATACCCTATAACGGACTGTTCATATCCAACGGCCCGGGCAATCCCGACATGGCCGCTGAAACAGTCGACAATCTGCGCAAGGCCATGGCGATAGGGAAGCCTATATGCGGTATATGCATGGGCAACCAGCTGCTTGCCAAGGCTGCCGGAGCGAAGACCTACAAGCTTGCCTACGGACACCGCAGCCACAACCAGCCAGTGCGTCAAGCGGGAACCGACCGCTGCTTCATCACGTCGCAGAATCACGGGTTTGCGGTCGACAACTCCACGCTGCCCGATGACTGGGAGCCGCTCTTCATCAACATGAACGACGGAACCAATGAAGGCATACGCCACAAGAGCAAGCCTTTCTTCTCGGCTCAGTTCCATCCCGAAGCTTCGTCGGGCCCCAAGGACACGGAATTTCTCTTTGATGAATTTGTAAATATGCTTTAA